One genomic window of Medicago truncatula cultivar Jemalong A17 chromosome 1, MtrunA17r5.0-ANR, whole genome shotgun sequence includes the following:
- the LOC120578129 gene encoding uncharacterized protein — protein sequence MHSKKGCSGSKLLFSHSSPKRNNVCLCGDFNAVRSVEERRSTRAQSSVGDVVPFNRFIEENSLVDLPLCGRNFTWYKGDSTSMSRLDRFLLSEEWCLVWPNCLQVAHLRGLSDHCPLFLSVNEDNWGPRPSRMLICWSDVPGYKQFVIDKWRELSIQGWGRFVLQEKLKRMKFALREWHRTHVSNLPGRIQAFKQRVDVLETKAEQLQLSDEELAFLRSSTVDIHSLSRLNTSISWQQSRLSWLKDGDANSKYFHAVLAARRRGNSINYLNVDGLIVEGVIQVREAVFNYFCLLKS from the exons atgcacagcaaaaagggtTGCTCTGGTTCTAAGTTgctcttctctcattcttctcccaaaa GGAATAATGTGTGTTTGTGTGGTGACTTTAATGCCGTGAGGTCGGTGGAGGAACGGCGTTCTACAAGAGCCCAGTCTAGTGTGGGAGATGTTGTTCCGTTTAACCGGTTTATTGAGGAAAATTCGTTGGTAGATCTTCCTCTTTGTGGCCGCAATTTTACTTGGTATAAAGGGGATAGTACTTCTATGAGTCGCCTTGATAGATTTCTTTTATCGGAGGAGTGGTGCTTGGTTTGGCCTAATTGTTTGCAAGTGGCTCATTTGAGGGGTTTATCAGATCATTGCCCTTTGTTTCTTTCGGTGAATGAAGATAATTGGGGACCGCGTCCATCGCGTATGTTAATATGTTGGTCAGATGTTCCTGGTTATAAACAGTTTGTCATTGATAAGTGGCGAGAGTTATCTATTCAAGGGTGGGGCAGATTTGTTTTGCAGGAAAAATTGAAAAGGATGAAATTTGCATTGCGAGAGTGGCATCGCACTCATGTCAGTAATTTACCGGGGAGAATTCAGGCTTTCAAACAGAGAGTGGATGTATTGGAAACAAAGGCGGAACAGTTGCAGTTGTCAGATGAGGAATTAGCTTTTTTGCGAAGTTCTACTGTGGATATTCACTCTTTGTCACGGTTGAACACTAGTATTTCTTGGCAACAATCGCGGTTATCATGGTTAAAAGATGGTGATGCCaattctaaatattttcatGCAGTCTTGGCTGCTAGGCGTCGCGGTAACTCTATTAATTATCTGAATGTCGATGGTCTTATAGTTGAAGGTGTTATTCAAGTTCGTGAAGCGGTGTTTAACTATTTTTGCCTATTGAAGTCGTGA